A stretch of Vibrio sp. B1FLJ16 DNA encodes these proteins:
- a CDS encoding dienelactone hydrolase family protein, whose protein sequence is MKIKLIGLALLSAIGCSSALAGENILYQVDGNSYEGYWAKVDDSAPLVLLVHDWDGLTDYEEQRADMLNKMGYNVFAVDLFGEGVRPTKMEDKRQHTGALYQDRTKLRRLMVGGMDVAGKLGGNLDNTVVMGYCFGGAAVLESVRAGMKAKGFVTFHGGLQTPEGQSYGMSKSPLLILHGTADDAVTMQDFAQLASELESQKIPHEMITYGGAPHAFTVWGSDRYRKDADEKSWQAFSNFLAENTKS, encoded by the coding sequence ATGAAAATCAAGCTCATTGGACTGGCACTTTTATCAGCTATTGGCTGTTCATCTGCTCTTGCCGGTGAAAATATTCTTTATCAGGTAGACGGTAACTCCTATGAAGGTTATTGGGCGAAAGTGGATGACAGCGCCCCGTTAGTCCTTCTGGTTCATGACTGGGATGGTTTGACCGATTATGAAGAACAACGCGCGGATATGCTAAACAAAATGGGCTACAACGTATTCGCTGTTGATCTGTTTGGTGAGGGTGTCAGACCTACCAAGATGGAAGACAAACGTCAGCACACCGGCGCACTTTATCAAGACCGGACCAAATTAAGACGACTCATGGTTGGCGGGATGGATGTCGCCGGAAAACTCGGTGGTAACTTAGATAACACGGTAGTTATGGGCTACTGTTTTGGCGGCGCTGCGGTGTTGGAATCAGTGCGTGCGGGCATGAAAGCCAAGGGATTTGTTACTTTCCATGGCGGGTTACAGACCCCTGAAGGGCAAAGTTACGGTATGAGTAAGTCGCCGTTGTTAATTCTGCACGGCACAGCCGATGACGCCGTGACGATGCAAGATTTTGCGCAACTGGCCAGTGAACTGGAATCACAAAAGATCCCGCATGAAATGATTACTTACGGCGGCGCGCCGCATGCGTTCACGGTTTGGGGTTCTGACCGCTACCGTAAAGATGCCGATGAGAAGTCCTGGCAGGCGTTCTCGAACTTTTTAGCTGAAAATACCAAATCTTAG
- a CDS encoding LysR family transcriptional regulator, giving the protein MANWEGVTEFVAVAETNSFTGAASKLKTSVAQISRRVSALEQRLAVKLLHRTTRKVSLSEAGQLYYQQCKNLLEGLELAELAVTQMQAEPKGVLKVTAPVTYGEMNLAPLLHQFLEKHPQVNLDLVLTNQRLDLIEQGVDVAIRLGRLQDSSMIAKRLSSRQMHVCASPGYLERFGEPHTLSELGRHQCLVGSVDYWHFKEQKREKSLRVSGRIKCNSGFALVDAAKRGLGLVQLPDYYVQEALDCGELVEVLADYRDDREGIWALYPPSHNLSPKVRLLIDFLAKELA; this is encoded by the coding sequence ATGGCGAATTGGGAAGGGGTTACTGAGTTTGTCGCAGTGGCAGAAACAAACAGTTTCACAGGTGCTGCCAGTAAACTGAAAACATCGGTTGCGCAGATCAGTCGCCGGGTTTCTGCACTTGAACAGCGCTTAGCAGTAAAGCTGTTACATCGTACAACGCGAAAAGTTTCTCTTTCCGAGGCTGGGCAGCTTTACTATCAGCAATGCAAAAACCTGCTGGAAGGGTTAGAACTGGCCGAGCTGGCGGTGACTCAAATGCAGGCGGAGCCTAAAGGTGTACTGAAAGTCACTGCGCCGGTTACTTATGGCGAAATGAATCTTGCACCGTTACTGCACCAGTTTCTGGAAAAGCACCCACAGGTGAATCTGGACTTGGTTCTGACTAATCAGAGGCTTGATCTGATTGAGCAGGGGGTGGATGTTGCTATTCGTCTTGGTCGCCTGCAAGACTCTAGTATGATTGCTAAACGCCTCTCTTCCCGTCAAATGCATGTTTGCGCCAGTCCCGGTTATTTAGAGCGGTTTGGCGAGCCTCATACGCTCTCAGAGCTTGGACGTCATCAATGTCTGGTGGGGTCCGTCGATTACTGGCATTTCAAAGAGCAGAAAAGGGAAAAGTCCTTGCGGGTTTCGGGGCGAATTAAATGCAACAGCGGATTTGCCCTGGTAGATGCGGCTAAACGCGGACTGGGTCTGGTACAGCTACCGGATTATTACGTTCAGGAAGCATTAGACTGTGGAGAACTGGTCGAAGTACTTGCTGACTACCGTGATGATCGGGAGGGTATTTGGGCACTGTACCCGCCAAGTCACAATCTTTCGCCAAAAGTGAGATTGCTCATCGACTTTTTGGCGAAAGAGTTAGCTTGA
- a CDS encoding exonuclease domain-containing protein yields MIKRLFKRLEAPQCPEQKRQAIDIIDTWPSALQSYLKHPLIDWETPMNELSFVALDFETTGVDAKGDKILSIGVVDLTLEGIDIASAKEWFICHGQFIKPESAEINGLTPKDLAHGLAIDEGMSHLLERIKGKIVLAHGCCIEEAFIQHYFATRYQLDELPTYYIDTLQIEKQFSYAGKTGAHTSYQLDDLRSHYNLPGYHSHSAASDALACAELFLVQSKKLSALPYVTLRQLMR; encoded by the coding sequence ATGATTAAGCGCTTATTTAAACGGTTGGAAGCTCCGCAGTGTCCGGAACAAAAACGTCAGGCAATAGATATTATCGACACCTGGCCGAGCGCCTTGCAAAGTTACTTAAAGCACCCGTTGATTGACTGGGAAACCCCGATGAATGAGCTCAGCTTCGTCGCTCTGGACTTTGAGACAACAGGTGTTGACGCAAAAGGCGATAAGATATTATCCATTGGCGTGGTCGACCTCACGCTCGAAGGCATTGATATAGCCAGTGCAAAAGAATGGTTTATTTGTCACGGACAGTTCATCAAACCAGAAAGTGCAGAAATAAACGGCTTAACCCCAAAAGACTTAGCGCATGGCTTAGCGATTGATGAGGGTATGAGCCATCTTCTTGAGCGGATTAAAGGCAAAATTGTTCTTGCGCATGGCTGCTGTATTGAAGAGGCGTTTATTCAGCATTATTTTGCTACCCGCTATCAACTGGACGAACTGCCGACTTATTACATCGACACCTTGCAGATAGAAAAGCAGTTCAGCTACGCTGGTAAAACTGGCGCTCATACCAGCTATCAGCTCGATGATTTACGCAGCCATTATAATCTACCCGGTTACCACTCTCACTCTGCCGCCAGTGATGCATTAGCCTGTGCGGAGCTGTTTTTAGTACAGAGTAAAAAGCTCTCTGCGCTACCTTATGTTACGCTTCGCCAGTTAATGCGGTAA
- a CDS encoding DUF294 nucleotidyltransferase-like domain-containing protein — protein MGTSVTPNIFDFLIKIDPFDKLPDSVVKSISNSVKVKYLVKGETISFSALCDQRYLYIIRTGAIEQRTSDGKLRSRLGHDDQFGFTFLEPLQNAEDGYQAEAIEDSLLYLIPHSELKLISEEHPEFADYFAAQANLRLSSAVKYVSKEDKGLFFRPVGEIASENIAIVDVNDSIRSVAQNMCGKQRSSCAVVMRNGEIAGMVTDRDMTKSVVAKEIDTNRPISEVMNTSPVLVQSDDKVMQAISLMLQYNVRCLPVLKNGQVTGLLTTTHLVHNHKTQSLFLIEKIKYAQSINALASLREEKQTIFQALVESGVSAEIQGRVMSMIMDAFNRRIIQLSEELLGPPPCDYAWIVAGSHARNEVHMLSDQDSAIVLSDDATKEDKLYFKHLAMRVCNGLAACGYPLCDGKYMAASPQWCQPVRVWKEYYQKWVASPEYNKLLSISVFLEVRAIHGNREFVDQIQQHLHQCIQKSPNFIPALVRDAIDTQPPLGIFNHLVLEKGGENSNTLNIKKYALNLIIDLARIFSLSAGGSLTGTEERFRYSAEHGTLSKDSVENIIGAYRFITQVRFRHQLNAILNGSTPDNHIAPDDFSSFERKHLKDAFKIISELQDVAKLKYLKG, from the coding sequence ATGGGCACTTCCGTCACTCCGAACATCTTTGACTTTTTAATCAAAATTGACCCCTTTGATAAATTGCCAGACTCCGTGGTTAAAAGCATCTCTAACTCAGTCAAAGTGAAGTATCTGGTTAAAGGTGAAACCATCAGCTTTAGCGCGCTATGCGACCAGCGATACCTCTATATCATCCGAACCGGTGCCATTGAGCAACGAACCTCAGACGGCAAACTTCGCTCTCGTCTCGGTCACGACGACCAGTTTGGTTTTACATTTCTCGAACCACTGCAAAACGCGGAAGATGGCTATCAGGCCGAAGCGATTGAAGATTCCCTGCTCTACCTGATCCCGCACTCAGAGCTCAAACTCATCAGCGAAGAACATCCGGAGTTCGCTGACTATTTCGCCGCGCAAGCCAACCTGCGTTTAAGCTCGGCAGTGAAGTACGTCAGTAAAGAGGATAAAGGGCTTTTCTTCCGCCCTGTAGGTGAGATCGCCAGTGAAAATATCGCGATTGTTGATGTAAATGATTCAATCCGCAGTGTCGCGCAAAACATGTGTGGTAAGCAACGTAGCTCGTGCGCCGTTGTGATGCGAAACGGTGAAATAGCAGGGATGGTCACTGACCGCGATATGACCAAAAGTGTGGTGGCAAAAGAAATCGATACCAACAGGCCTATTTCTGAGGTGATGAATACTTCACCGGTACTGGTGCAAAGCGATGACAAAGTCATGCAGGCGATCTCGCTGATGCTGCAATATAACGTCCGCTGTCTGCCAGTGTTAAAAAATGGTCAAGTGACCGGACTTTTGACCACAACCCATTTGGTTCATAACCACAAAACGCAGTCGCTATTTTTGATCGAAAAAATCAAATATGCGCAGTCCATCAACGCGCTGGCTTCGCTACGGGAAGAAAAGCAAACGATATTCCAGGCCTTGGTCGAAAGCGGAGTCAGCGCAGAAATCCAGGGGCGTGTAATGTCAATGATCATGGACGCCTTTAACCGACGTATCATTCAGCTGAGCGAGGAGTTACTCGGTCCTCCACCGTGCGACTATGCGTGGATTGTTGCAGGCTCTCACGCGCGCAATGAAGTTCACATGCTGTCAGATCAGGACAGCGCGATTGTCCTTTCCGATGACGCAACAAAAGAAGATAAACTTTACTTCAAACATCTTGCGATGCGTGTTTGTAATGGTTTAGCCGCCTGTGGCTATCCACTGTGTGATGGTAAGTATATGGCCGCCTCGCCTCAGTGGTGTCAGCCTGTACGCGTGTGGAAAGAGTACTATCAGAAATGGGTAGCCAGCCCGGAATACAACAAACTGCTAAGCATCAGTGTGTTTTTAGAGGTACGCGCGATTCACGGTAACCGCGAATTTGTTGACCAGATCCAGCAACACCTGCATCAATGCATCCAGAAAAGTCCAAACTTTATCCCTGCTCTAGTACGCGATGCCATTGACACTCAACCGCCACTGGGCATTTTCAATCACTTAGTATTGGAAAAAGGCGGTGAAAACAGCAATACCTTAAACATCAAAAAATACGCATTAAATCTGATCATCGATTTGGCCCGCATCTTTAGTCTTTCTGCCGGCGGCTCTTTAACGGGGACTGAAGAGCGTTTTCGTTACTCGGCCGAGCACGGAACACTGTCGAAAGACAGCGTGGAAAACATCATCGGCGCATACCGGTTTATTACTCAGGTACGTTTTCGCCATCAGTTGAACGCCATTCTGAACGGCTCGACACCCGACAACCATATTGCACCTGATGATTTCAGCAGCTTTGAACGTAAACACCTCAAAGATGCGTTTAAGATCATCAGCGAACTGCAGGATGTAGCGAAACTGAAGTATCTCAAAGGATAA
- the kdgR gene encoding DNA-binding transcriptional regulator KdgR: MEKSTQPEAVSSVLKVFHILQALGEQKSIGVSELSQRLMMSKATTYRFLQTMKSLGYVSQEGEDDKYSLTLKLFELGAKSLEYVDLIELADKEMRHISELTNEALHLGALDENAIIYIHKIDSGYNLRMQSRIGRRNPLYSTAIGKVLLSERDESFVREVLSDVEFVKHTAKTLENTDQVLEELAKVRDFHYAEDNEEQEPGLRCIAAPIYDRFGQIIAGLSISFPIIRFEEERMEEYVGLLHQAGKNISEQLGYNNYPA; encoded by the coding sequence ATGGAAAAGTCGACACAACCTGAAGCAGTTTCATCAGTATTGAAAGTGTTTCACATTCTTCAGGCGCTGGGTGAACAAAAGTCCATCGGTGTTTCAGAGCTTTCACAACGACTGATGATGTCAAAAGCGACAACCTATCGTTTTCTGCAAACAATGAAATCTTTAGGCTATGTTTCTCAGGAAGGTGAAGACGACAAGTACTCCCTGACTCTTAAGCTATTTGAGCTAGGTGCAAAATCGTTAGAGTATGTTGATCTGATTGAACTGGCGGACAAAGAGATGCGCCACATCTCAGAGCTGACTAATGAAGCTCTGCACCTGGGAGCCTTGGATGAAAATGCGATCATTTACATCCACAAAATCGATTCTGGCTACAACCTTCGTATGCAGTCACGCATTGGCCGTCGCAACCCTCTTTATAGTACTGCTATTGGCAAAGTACTGCTTTCTGAACGCGACGAAAGCTTTGTCCGTGAAGTGTTAAGCGATGTTGAGTTTGTTAAACACACAGCGAAAACACTGGAAAACACCGATCAAGTGCTAGAAGAACTGGCTAAAGTTCGTGATTTCCACTATGCAGAAGATAATGAAGAGCAAGAACCCGGCCTTCGCTGTATCGCTGCGCCGATATATGATCGTTTCGGTCAAATCATTGCAGGACTTTCTATTTCATTCCCGATTATTCGTTTTGAAGAAGAGAGAATGGAAGAGTACGTTGGATTGCTGCATCAGGCAGGTAAAAACATCTCTGAGCAGTTGGGTTACAACAACTACCCGGCATAA
- the kduD gene encoding 2-dehydro-3-deoxy-D-gluconate 5-dehydrogenase KduD → MILDSFNLEGKVAIVTGCDTGLGQGMALGLAAAGCSVVGVNYVEPAETIEKMNAAGYKFLDVRANLLKQDDIPSIIDSTVTEFGKVDILVNNAGIIRREDAIEFSEQNWDDVMNINSKTVYFMSQAVAKQFIAQGTGGKIINIASMLSFQGGIRVPSYTASKSAVMGITRAMANEWARHNINVNAIAPGYMATNNTEALRADADRNKAILERIPADRWGTPEDVAGPCVFLASDAASYINGYTVAVDGGWLAR, encoded by the coding sequence ATGATTCTTGATTCATTTAACCTTGAAGGCAAAGTAGCCATTGTTACTGGTTGTGACACTGGCCTTGGTCAAGGTATGGCACTTGGTCTAGCTGCAGCAGGCTGTAGCGTTGTTGGCGTTAACTATGTTGAACCAGCAGAAACGATCGAAAAAATGAATGCAGCAGGTTACAAGTTCCTGGACGTTCGCGCTAACCTACTAAAACAAGACGATATTCCTAGCATCATCGATAGCACTGTGACTGAGTTCGGTAAAGTGGATATCCTGGTAAACAACGCAGGTATCATCCGTCGTGAAGATGCAATCGAATTCTCAGAGCAAAACTGGGATGACGTAATGAACATCAACTCTAAAACGGTTTACTTCATGTCTCAGGCTGTTGCGAAACAGTTCATTGCTCAAGGCACTGGCGGTAAGATCATCAACATTGCTTCTATGCTTTCTTTCCAGGGCGGTATCCGTGTACCTTCTTACACTGCATCTAAGAGTGCGGTTATGGGTATCACTCGCGCAATGGCAAATGAATGGGCTCGTCACAACATCAACGTGAACGCAATCGCACCGGGTTACATGGCTACTAACAACACTGAAGCACTACGTGCTGACGCTGACCGTAACAAAGCTATCCTAGAGCGTATCCCTGCTGACCGTTGGGGTACTCCAGAAGACGTTGCTGGTCCATGTGTGTTCCTAGCTTCTGATGCAGCTTCTTACATCAACGGCTACACTGTTGCAGTTGACGGTGGCTGGTTAGCTCGCTAA
- a CDS encoding YgjV family protein: protein MIVDTTLLAQALGFISFGLGISVFYQKNDRLLKILMLVFNLNHLLHFLLLGSMVSALSALLSALRTTTAIFVSSKRVAAVFIAISLVSGFWVAEQWRDLWPILGTVIGTYSVFCLSGIQMRIGFLLGASCWLTNNILVGSIGGTLLEMTVIVMNSLTIYRLYRQQSESMINQSSY from the coding sequence GTGATTGTGGATACCACTTTATTGGCGCAAGCATTAGGGTTTATTAGTTTTGGTTTAGGGATCTCCGTCTTCTACCAGAAAAATGACAGGCTCTTAAAAATCTTAATGCTGGTTTTTAACCTCAATCACCTTCTTCACTTTTTATTACTCGGTTCGATGGTTTCTGCGCTCAGCGCATTGCTGTCGGCACTGAGAACGACCACGGCGATATTTGTCTCGTCGAAACGAGTTGCTGCTGTCTTTATTGCAATCAGTTTAGTCAGCGGTTTTTGGGTCGCAGAGCAATGGCGTGACCTATGGCCTATTCTTGGAACAGTCATAGGTACCTATTCCGTGTTCTGTTTATCCGGTATTCAGATGCGAATCGGCTTTTTACTGGGCGCATCATGCTGGTTAACCAACAATATTCTGGTAGGTTCTATTGGTGGAACTTTACTGGAAATGACCGTGATCGTAATGAATTCTCTGACGATATACCGTTTATATCGTCAGCAATCAGAGTCAATGATTAATCAATCAAGTTATTAG
- a CDS encoding RpiB/LacA/LacB family sugar-phosphate isomerase: MKIALMMENSQAPKNAMVAAELNTVAGGLGHDVFNVGMTDENDHHLTYIHLGIMASILLNSKAVDFVVTGCGTGQGALMSSNMHPGVVCGYCLEPSDAFLFNQINNGNAISLAFAKGFGWAGELNVRYIFEKAFTGARGEGYPIERAAPQQANAAILNDVKAAVSKDVLEGLRAIDQELVKTAVGSAHFQECFFSNCQVPEIAEYVKSLLD, encoded by the coding sequence ATGAAAATTGCACTAATGATGGAAAACAGCCAGGCACCTAAAAATGCGATGGTTGCAGCTGAACTTAACACTGTTGCTGGTGGCCTTGGTCACGATGTATTCAACGTAGGTATGACTGACGAAAACGATCATCACCTAACTTACATCCACCTGGGTATTATGGCGAGCATCCTGCTTAACTCTAAAGCAGTAGACTTCGTAGTGACTGGTTGTGGTACTGGTCAAGGCGCTCTAATGTCAAGCAACATGCACCCTGGTGTAGTTTGTGGTTACTGCCTGGAGCCATCTGATGCATTCCTATTCAACCAAATCAACAACGGCAACGCTATCTCTCTTGCATTCGCTAAAGGTTTTGGCTGGGCTGGCGAACTGAACGTTCGTTACATCTTCGAAAAAGCATTCACAGGCGCACGTGGCGAAGGTTACCCAATCGAGCGTGCTGCTCCTCAGCAAGCTAACGCAGCGATCCTTAACGACGTGAAAGCAGCAGTTTCTAAAGATGTGCTAGAAGGTCTGCGTGCAATCGACCAAGAGCTAGTGAAAACAGCGGTAGGCAGCGCACACTTCCAAGAGTGCTTCTTCTCTAACTGCCAAGTGCCAGAAATTGCAGAATACGTGAAGTCTCTACTAGACTAA
- a CDS encoding alpha/beta hydrolase: MQTAPITSLQTWFPGKQVLPLWPNSQLSSHIQQCYQDRSVNAGLSDRAVFQVTNPEIVVFEPEKPNGIGILLLPGGGYRLVSVDKEGVDSARVLNQAGFTVFVMTYRMPDEGHEFGSMTTLADAQRGLRLARQLAPDLSSVGVLGFSAGGHAAASLATGHQQVIYPYQDEADRLSARPDFCALMYPVISMDKSIAHMGSRTELIGQSPCESDIIRFSMEKQVTLDMPPCFLLHASDDSAVSVENSVVFWQALRQYGIATEMHLFEKGQHGFGIRGAQGLPVLVWPQLLSAWLLNLTQQYVR; encoded by the coding sequence ATGCAGACAGCGCCGATCACCTCATTACAAACCTGGTTTCCAGGGAAGCAGGTTTTGCCCTTGTGGCCGAATTCCCAGTTATCTTCTCATATACAGCAATGCTACCAAGACAGGAGCGTTAATGCCGGCCTTTCAGATCGCGCGGTGTTTCAGGTAACCAATCCGGAAATCGTGGTGTTTGAGCCTGAAAAACCAAATGGCATCGGTATATTATTACTGCCGGGAGGCGGTTATCGACTTGTCTCTGTTGACAAAGAGGGAGTAGACAGTGCGCGCGTTCTCAATCAAGCCGGTTTTACGGTGTTTGTGATGACCTATCGCATGCCGGACGAAGGGCATGAGTTTGGTTCGATGACGACGCTAGCAGATGCTCAGCGAGGGTTGCGATTAGCCCGTCAACTAGCGCCCGATTTATCATCTGTTGGAGTACTGGGCTTTTCGGCAGGTGGTCACGCAGCCGCAAGCCTAGCGACGGGACACCAACAGGTAATTTATCCTTACCAGGACGAAGCCGACAGGTTATCTGCAAGGCCTGACTTTTGCGCCTTGATGTACCCGGTGATCAGTATGGACAAAAGCATTGCTCATATGGGCTCGCGCACCGAGCTGATTGGTCAATCACCATGCGAATCAGACATCATCCGGTTCTCGATGGAAAAGCAAGTAACGCTGGATATGCCCCCGTGCTTTTTACTCCATGCCAGTGACGATTCTGCTGTGAGCGTTGAAAACAGTGTCGTGTTCTGGCAAGCCCTACGCCAGTATGGCATTGCTACCGAAATGCACTTATTTGAAAAAGGCCAGCATGGTTTTGGTATTCGTGGTGCACAGGGATTACCTGTCTTGGTTTGGCCACAACTTCTCTCGGCGTGGTTACTGAACCTTACTCAGCAATACGTCAGATAG
- a CDS encoding sugar kinase, whose protein sequence is MNPISRVAIIGECMVELKKNDGALEQGFGGDTLNTAVYLSRLTKQHGVETSYVTGLGQDPFSREMLAAWQDEGINTDMVYLSEDKVPGIYAIETADDGERSFFYWRNDAAAKYWLRDRALLSLVKELCQHQMIYLSGISLAIISDDTREMLIELLKLCRKEGVKIAFDNNFRPKLWPSIEQAREFYSKILSVTDMAFLTYDDEVMLWGDKHEDEAISRTKNFGVKEIIVKRGADDCFVVTEDEQHTVAATKVDSVVDTTAAGDSFSAGYLAKRILGGDMSESALAGHKVAGTVIQHRGAIIPSDVMPTI, encoded by the coding sequence ATGAACCCAATCAGTCGTGTTGCCATCATCGGTGAATGCATGGTGGAGCTGAAGAAAAATGACGGCGCACTAGAGCAAGGCTTTGGTGGCGATACACTAAACACTGCTGTTTACCTGTCACGTTTAACGAAACAACACGGGGTAGAAACCTCTTACGTTACGGGCTTAGGTCAGGACCCGTTTAGCCGTGAAATGCTGGCGGCGTGGCAGGACGAAGGTATCAATACGGATATGGTCTACCTTTCAGAAGACAAGGTCCCTGGTATTTATGCGATTGAAACCGCAGACGATGGTGAGCGTAGTTTCTTCTACTGGCGCAACGATGCGGCAGCAAAATACTGGCTGCGTGATCGCGCGCTGTTGTCATTAGTTAAAGAGCTTTGCCAGCACCAAATGATTTATCTGAGTGGTATCAGCCTGGCGATCATCTCCGATGATACACGTGAGATGTTAATTGAACTGTTGAAGCTGTGCCGTAAAGAAGGCGTGAAAATCGCATTTGATAACAACTTCCGCCCTAAATTGTGGCCAAGTATCGAACAAGCCCGCGAATTCTACTCTAAAATTCTGAGCGTAACAGACATGGCATTTTTGACTTACGATGACGAAGTCATGCTATGGGGCGACAAGCACGAAGACGAAGCAATTAGCCGCACGAAAAACTTTGGTGTTAAAGAGATCATTGTTAAGCGTGGCGCGGACGATTGTTTTGTCGTGACTGAAGACGAACAGCATACCGTTGCAGCAACAAAAGTCGATTCTGTAGTCGATACGACAGCGGCAGGCGACTCTTTCAGTGCAGGTTATCTTGCAAAACGTATTTTAGGCGGAGACATGTCAGAGTCTGCGCTGGCCGGACACAAAGTGGCTGGCACCGTTATTCAACATCGCGGCGCAATCATTCCAAGCGACGTGATGCCTACTATTTAA
- a CDS encoding bifunctional 4-hydroxy-2-oxoglutarate aldolase/2-dehydro-3-deoxy-phosphogluconate aldolase: MKDLNQQLSEIKVVPVIAIKDANKAVKLAQVLIENGLPCAEVTFRTEDAVQAIKNMRQAYPEMLIGAGTVLTSAQVDDAIDAGVDFIVSPGFNPTTVKYCQQRNIAIVPGVNNPSLVEQAMEMGLRTLKFFPAEPSGGTAMLKALTAVYPVKFMPTGGVSPSNVKDYLAIPSVLACGGTWMVPGDLIDNEQWEELAKLVREVAGIIE; this comes from the coding sequence ATGAAAGACCTTAATCAACAACTTTCTGAAATTAAAGTAGTGCCTGTTATTGCTATCAAAGATGCAAACAAGGCAGTAAAACTGGCTCAGGTACTGATTGAAAACGGCCTGCCATGTGCTGAAGTAACATTCCGTACTGAAGATGCCGTACAAGCGATCAAAAACATGCGTCAGGCATACCCTGAGATGCTGATCGGTGCTGGTACAGTACTGACAAGTGCACAAGTTGATGACGCGATTGATGCTGGTGTTGATTTTATCGTTAGCCCTGGTTTTAACCCGACAACAGTAAAGTACTGTCAGCAGCGCAATATCGCGATTGTTCCTGGGGTAAATAACCCTAGCTTAGTTGAGCAAGCGATGGAAATGGGTCTACGTACTCTTAAGTTTTTCCCTGCAGAGCCATCAGGAGGCACGGCAATGCTTAAAGCACTAACTGCTGTATACCCGGTTAAATTCATGCCTACAGGTGGCGTGAGCCCGAGTAACGTCAAAGATTACTTGGCAATACCTTCAGTCTTAGCGTGTGGTGGTACCTGGATGGTTCCTGGCGATTTGATTGACAACGAGCAATGGGAAGAGCTGGCGAAGCTGGTTCGTGAAGTTGCAGGAATTATTGAATAA